Proteins encoded in a region of the Campylobacter sp. RM16189 genome:
- the truB gene encoding tRNA pseudouridine(55) synthase TruB has protein sequence MNALFVANKPIAISSNHFLGRLKRKYSTKKAGFSGTLDPFASGCLIVALGNYTRLFNYISKSPKIYEATMWIGAKSKSGDNENISEIEILNPLDLNTIKLAKKSLLGKISYTPPKFSAKNIDGTRAYKLARAGVEFELKKEEMEVFSCEIMHYFHPFLTFKISVDEGSYIRSYTQILAKKLGVNATLSSLKRLSEGKFKFEKEKFLNPLDFIDLETNEYLGDFKDILFGKKLEYTSFKKREDGIYLIKFDKFFSIIEIKDQTVSYRLNKVELC, from the coding sequence ATGAACGCCCTATTTGTAGCAAATAAACCAATCGCAATCAGTTCAAATCACTTTCTAGGCCGTCTAAAAAGAAAATATTCAACTAAAAAGGCAGGTTTTTCAGGCACCCTAGATCCATTTGCAAGTGGTTGTCTTATAGTGGCTCTTGGTAACTATACAAGGCTTTTTAACTACATTAGCAAATCACCTAAAATTTATGAAGCCACGATGTGGATAGGGGCAAAGAGCAAAAGCGGAGACAACGAAAATATAAGCGAGATTGAAATTTTAAACCCTCTTGATTTAAATACCATCAAGCTTGCCAAAAAATCCTTACTTGGCAAAATCAGCTACACTCCGCCAAAATTTAGTGCAAAAAACATAGACGGAACGAGAGCTTATAAGCTGGCTAGAGCTGGAGTGGAATTTGAGCTTAAAAAAGAGGAGATGGAGGTTTTTAGCTGCGAAATAATGCATTACTTCCATCCTTTTTTAACGTTTAAAATTAGCGTGGATGAGGGCTCGTATATAAGATCATACACTCAAATTTTAGCTAAAAAACTTGGGGTAAATGCAACGCTTAGCTCTTTAAAAAGGCTAAGTGAGGGCAAATTTAAATTCGAAAAAGAGAAGTTTTTAAATCCTCTTGATTTTATAGACTTAGAAACTAACGAATATTTAGGTGATTTTAAAGATATTCTTTTTGGCAAAAAACTTGAATATACAAGCTTTAAAAAGCGTGAAGATGGAATATATTTAATAAAATTTGATAAATTTTTTAGTATTATTGAGATAAAAGATCAAACGGTTTCGTACCGATTAAACAAGGTTGAATTATGCTGA
- the flgB gene encoding flagellar basal body rod protein FlgB yields MFAGISSSKSKQLVESALASRNLRQQLISSNIANIDTPFYKSRDIAFERALSERAAEIYGKKETKELELAQTDASHLPKVKFPDSKMATIFLRDGHMARNDGNTVDLDVETTELSKNAIMITALDNAMKRDSANFKSVIEASSKI; encoded by the coding sequence ATGTTTGCAGGTATATCAAGTTCAAAGTCAAAACAGCTTGTAGAAAGCGCGTTAGCTAGCAGAAATTTACGCCAGCAGCTTATATCAAGCAACATCGCAAACATCGATACACCGTTTTACAAATCACGCGATATCGCATTTGAAAGAGCGCTTAGCGAGAGAGCTGCTGAAATTTACGGCAAAAAAGAGACTAAAGAACTTGAGCTTGCCCAAACTGACGCCTCTCACCTGCCAAAGGTAAAATTTCCTGACTCAAAAATGGCTACGATCTTCCTTCGTGACGGACACATGGCTAGAAACGACGGAAATACCGTTGATCTTGACGTAGAGACAACCGAGCTTAGCAAAAATGCGATCATGATAACCGCGCTTGATAACGCGATGAAACGCGATAGTGCAAATTTTAAAAGCGTGATCGAAGCAAGCAGTAAGATTTAA
- a CDS encoding ATP-dependent Clp protease adaptor ClpS, translated as MSTKTSERTLKNTSLKEKIKFPKKFKVILLNDDVTSMDFVVDVLTQIFHHSAQSAIALMLKVHNEGSAVCGVYIKEIALSKQNEVRKAAISAGYPLRVNIEEE; from the coding sequence ATGTCAACTAAAACTAGCGAAAGAACGCTGAAAAATACGAGTCTAAAAGAAAAAATTAAATTTCCTAAAAAATTTAAAGTTATTTTATTAAACGATGATGTGACAAGTATGGATTTTGTAGTAGATGTTTTGACGCAAATTTTTCATCATAGCGCACAAAGCGCCATTGCATTGATGTTAAAAGTTCACAACGAAGGAAGTGCTGTATGTGGGGTTTATATCAAAGAAATTGCTCTTAGTAAGCAAAATGAAGTTAGAAAAGCGGCTATCAGCGCTGGATATCCGCTAAGAGTAAATATAGAGGAGGAGTGA
- the smpB gene encoding SsrA-binding protein SmpB: MGKDLAKNKKALHDFSIIETYEAGIVLKGSEVKALRAGRANLKDSFVRIIKGEMFLLNAHISHLSTTHSTFRPDERAPRKLLMHRKQIDKLFGAVTQEGLTLVALVLYLNDKNIVKAKIALAKGKNLHDKRESLKKREADKEARAAMKRYI; the protein is encoded by the coding sequence ATGGGCAAAGATTTAGCAAAAAATAAAAAAGCTCTGCATGATTTTAGTATAATAGAAACTTACGAGGCTGGAATTGTACTAAAAGGAAGCGAAGTAAAGGCACTTCGTGCAGGACGGGCAAATTTAAAAGATAGCTTTGTGAGAATTATAAAAGGCGAGATGTTTTTACTAAATGCGCACATCAGCCATCTTAGTACGACACATTCGACATTTCGCCCTGACGAAAGAGCTCCAAGAAAACTGCTTATGCACAGAAAGCAGATAGATAAACTCTTTGGAGCGGTAACACAAGAAGGTCTTACTTTAGTTGCGCTGGTGCTTTATCTAAACGATAAAAATATAGTAAAAGCTAAAATAGCCCTAGCCAAAGGTAAAAACTTGCATGACAAACGCGAAAGTTTAAAAAAGCGAGAGGCCGACAAAGAGGCTCGTGCAGCAATGAAAAGATATATATAA
- a CDS encoding AAA family ATPase: MLDANLSYFLEKAGQFAYSNSHEYLTSEHILFVLINLNEESRDMLTRAGLKDIEGLRNDLKNYLAQNNEQVTQNKQPKMTLLLEQIFKELTDETKAQNKNIGIRELLYKIAVSKDSFCSQILDFYGVDAQKIKEETTAESDKFENLSKFAINLTVFAKEGKIDPIIGRTNELERLMQTLSRRKKNNPLLVGEAGVGKTAIVEGLALKISQDEVPDKLKGSQIFALDLGAMIAGTKYRGDFEKRLKDVIDEASDHENAVLFIDEIHTIIGAGATSGGSLDMSNLLKPALANGSLRCIGATTYTEYRNFFEKEKALSRRFAKIDVEEPSIEDSVEILKGLRTKYEKFHSVKYSDEILKLSVELAKKYINDRFLPDSAIDLIDEVGARLALKEKKNVKVKKSDISEVLSKIANIPNTTDVKTNDISFLKDLEKNLKSEIFGQDDAVKTLADAIKRSYVGLKNPNSPIGVFLFTGSSGVGKSELAISLARNLNINFERFDMSEYMEKHSVSRLIGAPPGYVGFEGGGMLTNAIKKHPYSVILFDEIEKANDELVNVFLQIFDSASLTDNTGAKSDFRNTIIIMTSNLGSKEAPKMGFSKDESSRSDSAVKSFFSPEFRNRIDAVVHFKDLNEDILVRITQKIIDELNLNLKEKKVTIKADTKAKEYLYKKGYSNEFGARNLKRIIQDEISTKISDEILFGTLKNGGAVNIGIKDGKLAFKFEKAQ, encoded by the coding sequence ATGCTGGATGCAAATTTAAGCTATTTTTTGGAAAAAGCAGGACAGTTCGCATACTCAAATTCGCACGAATATTTAACAAGTGAGCATATATTATTTGTATTAATAAATCTAAATGAAGAGAGTAGAGATATGCTTACTCGTGCAGGACTTAAAGATATTGAAGGATTAAGAAACGATCTTAAAAACTATCTTGCACAAAATAACGAACAAGTTACACAAAACAAACAACCTAAAATGACACTGTTGCTTGAGCAAATTTTCAAAGAACTTACAGATGAAACAAAGGCGCAGAATAAAAATATAGGAATTAGAGAGCTTTTGTATAAAATTGCGGTCAGCAAAGATAGCTTTTGCTCACAAATTTTAGATTTTTATGGGGTAGATGCACAAAAGATAAAAGAGGAAACAACGGCTGAGAGCGATAAATTTGAAAATTTAAGTAAATTTGCAATAAATCTAACAGTTTTTGCAAAAGAGGGAAAGATTGATCCCATTATAGGCAGGACCAATGAGCTAGAAAGGCTTATGCAGACCCTAAGTCGCCGCAAGAAAAATAATCCTTTATTAGTCGGTGAGGCTGGAGTAGGAAAAACCGCAATAGTAGAAGGATTGGCGCTAAAAATTTCTCAAGATGAAGTGCCCGACAAACTCAAAGGGTCTCAAATTTTCGCCCTTGATCTGGGGGCTATGATAGCTGGCACAAAATATCGCGGTGATTTTGAAAAACGACTAAAAGATGTCATAGATGAGGCTAGCGATCACGAAAATGCGGTACTTTTCATAGATGAGATTCATACAATAATAGGAGCAGGCGCTACAAGTGGTGGAAGTCTTGATATGTCAAATTTACTAAAACCAGCCCTTGCCAACGGCTCACTTAGATGTATAGGTGCAACTACATATACCGAGTATAGAAATTTTTTTGAAAAGGAGAAGGCTCTATCAAGACGCTTTGCCAAAATAGACGTGGAGGAGCCAAGCATAGAGGATAGCGTTGAAATTTTAAAAGGGCTTCGCACCAAATACGAGAAATTTCACAGCGTTAAATATAGTGACGAGATTTTAAAACTAAGTGTAGAGCTAGCTAAAAAATATATCAATGATCGCTTTTTACCAGATAGTGCTATAGACCTTATAGATGAAGTTGGAGCAAGGTTGGCATTAAAAGAGAAAAAAAATGTAAAAGTTAAAAAAAGCGATATAAGCGAAGTTTTAAGCAAGATTGCAAATATTCCTAATACAACCGATGTAAAGACTAATGACATTTCATTTTTAAAAGATCTTGAAAAGAATTTAAAATCTGAAATTTTCGGACAAGACGATGCTGTTAAAACTCTAGCCGATGCGATAAAGCGCTCGTATGTAGGGCTTAAAAACCCTAATTCACCTATAGGCGTATTTTTATTTACAGGCTCAAGCGGTGTAGGTAAAAGTGAGCTGGCAATATCGCTGGCTAGAAATTTAAACATCAATTTTGAACGCTTTGACATGAGCGAATATATGGAAAAACATAGCGTATCAAGACTAATTGGAGCGCCTCCCGGATATGTGGGCTTTGAAGGCGGAGGCATGCTTACAAATGCGATCAAAAAGCACCCTTATAGCGTAATTTTGTTTGACGAGATAGAAAAAGCGAATGACGAGCTTGTGAATGTCTTTTTACAAATTTTTGATAGTGCTAGTTTAACTGACAACACCGGCGCGAAAAGTGATTTTAGAAATACTATCATCATTATGACTTCAAATTTAGGCTCAAAAGAGGCTCCAAAAATGGGCTTTAGCAAAGATGAAAGCAGTCGAAGCGATAGTGCTGTAAAAAGTTTTTTTAGCCCTGAATTTAGAAATAGAATTGATGCAGTAGTTCATTTTAAGGATCTTAACGAGGATATTTTAGTTCGAATAACCCAAAAAATAATAGATGAATTAAACCTCAACCTAAAAGAGAAAAAAGTTACAATCAAAGCCGATACAAAAGCCAAAGAGTATCTTTACAAAAAAGGCTATAGCAACGAATTTGGAGCTAGAAATTTAAAACGCATAATACAAGATGAAATTTCAACTAAAATTAGTGATGAAATTTTATTTGGAACCCTTAAAAATGGAGGAGCGGTCAATATTGGCATAAAAGATGGCAAACTAGCGTTTAAATTTGAAAAAGCGCAATAA
- the aat gene encoding leucyl/phenylalanyl-tRNA--protein transferase — protein sequence MGGDLSVEALTQAYEKGIFPWFLPHEPIYWWCPDPRAVLFPKEVRIQKSIKSSLKKFSVKFDHDFAGFLKICKKERANKEDTWLSDTIVEAYTAMFEAGFAHSVEVYEDEKLIGGLYGLIFGKVFCGESMISLKTGASKVAIIKLCEVLAKFDFMIDCQVMNDHLKFMGAQAMGRDEFLKKFKILKKEPSGFENFKDLEKLL from the coding sequence ATGGGCGGTGATTTAAGCGTGGAAGCCTTAACTCAGGCATACGAAAAAGGAATTTTCCCTTGGTTTTTACCACATGAACCAATTTATTGGTGGTGCCCGGATCCTCGTGCAGTTTTATTTCCAAAAGAAGTTAGAATCCAAAAAAGCATAAAATCATCTCTCAAAAAATTTAGCGTTAAATTTGACCATGATTTTGCAGGATTTTTAAAAATTTGTAAAAAAGAGCGAGCCAACAAAGAAGATACTTGGCTAAGTGATACCATCGTAGAAGCCTATACGGCGATGTTTGAAGCAGGATTTGCTCATAGTGTAGAAGTTTACGAGGATGAAAAACTTATCGGCGGACTTTACGGGCTAATTTTTGGTAAAGTCTTTTGCGGAGAGAGTATGATAAGTCTAAAAACAGGTGCTTCAAAGGTCGCTATCATAAAGCTTTGCGAGGTTTTAGCTAAATTTGATTTTATGATCGACTGCCAAGTGATGAATGATCATCTAAAATTTATGGGTGCGCAGGCAATGGGGCGCGATGAGTTTTTAAAAAAGTTTAAAATTTTAAAAAAAGAGCCGAGCGGATTTGAAAATTTCAAAGATTTGGAAAAATTGCTTTGA
- a CDS encoding response regulator, with protein sequence MESKNIDSYLLSLKNLAKGLNLAKSSSSHNDDFEKYLKDTNSNFDNINSKISMDLDKFKQNLINLGAATFLSQLNQSKIEEKIAAKKEELIKTLGLDEEGLKNKGKDEILELKNILEDLLEQFKKDLLASLQNNSLLQKQQRLSSASQNGSPLSSILQKL encoded by the coding sequence ATGGAGTCTAAAAATATAGATTCATATCTTTTATCTTTAAAAAATTTAGCAAAAGGTTTAAATTTAGCCAAAAGTTCATCAAGTCATAATGATGATTTTGAAAAGTATTTAAAAGATACCAACTCAAATTTTGACAATATAAATTCAAAAATCAGTATGGATTTAGACAAATTTAAACAAAATTTGATAAATCTAGGCGCTGCGACATTTTTAAGTCAATTAAATCAATCAAAAATCGAAGAGAAAATAGCTGCTAAAAAAGAGGAACTGATAAAGACCTTGGGGCTTGATGAAGAGGGCTTAAAAAATAAAGGCAAAGATGAAATTTTAGAACTAAAAAATATACTTGAAGATCTATTAGAGCAGTTTAAAAAGGATCTGCTGGCAAGTTTACAAAATAACTCTTTATTGCAAAAACAACAAAGATTATCATCGGCTAGCCAAAACGGTTCTCCTCTTAGCTCTATCCTGCAAAAATTATAA
- the csrA gene encoding carbon storage regulator CsrA — protein sequence MLILSRKEGESILLGNNIKITIAGISKSGVKVGIDAPKNMMILRSELADEVANENKQAINLASEIELSELSQKIKK from the coding sequence ATGCTGATACTTTCGCGTAAAGAGGGTGAGAGTATATTGCTTGGAAACAATATAAAGATCACTATCGCAGGGATTTCAAAAAGCGGAGTTAAAGTGGGCATAGATGCTCCAAAAAACATGATGATATTGCGCTCCGAGCTTGCAGACGAAGTCGCCAACGAAAACAAACAGGCTATAAATTTAGCCAGCGAGATAGAGCTTAGCGAGCTTAGCCAAAAAATAAAAAAATGA
- a CDS encoding TlpA family protein disulfide reductase, with product MKKIFLAILCVIFLVGCGKEDETAKAPAKVEGYKTGEEIKLTSVFGKELTLLRTQGGFVIKGDESKVIMFDIFGTFCPPCQKEAPELMDFQLKNNKDFTIIALTHFENVTNQHVIENFAQKYNAYYFISNDMPVNDKLSAQILEDIKYPHLESVPIKMVLKNGIYQPLTDIASGKFGVHYYLGGIHLDKLTQDFERIKNVN from the coding sequence ATGAAAAAAATATTTTTAGCAATTCTATGTGTGATTTTTTTAGTCGGTTGCGGCAAAGAGGACGAGACAGCAAAAGCTCCTGCTAAGGTAGAGGGTTACAAAACAGGCGAAGAGATCAAGCTTACTAGTGTATTTGGAAAAGAGCTAACCTTGCTTAGAACACAAGGTGGATTTGTCATAAAAGGCGATGAGAGCAAGGTAATAATGTTTGATATCTTTGGCACATTTTGTCCTCCTTGTCAAAAAGAGGCGCCTGAACTAATGGATTTTCAGCTAAAAAACAATAAAGATTTTACAATAATTGCATTAACTCACTTTGAAAATGTAACAAACCAACACGTTATAGAGAATTTTGCACAAAAATACAACGCATATTATTTCATCTCAAACGATATGCCTGTGAACGATAAGCTTAGCGCTCAAATTCTAGAAGATATCAAATATCCGCATCTTGAGTCTGTGCCTATAAAAATGGTGCTTAAAAACGGAATCTATCAACCACTAACAGATATTGCCAGCGGAAAATTTGGAGTACATTACTATCTGGGCGGGATTCACTTAGACAAATTGACTCAGGATTTTGAGAGAATCAAAAATGTCAACTAA
- a CDS encoding penicillin-binding protein 2: MNSRKSKTLILFSLIVFGIIIFLIVIFYRANIERRLPKLETSDINTALRGNIITKDGFSIASSQKLYKAMVDTRNIDPDKKDMFIKLYSLYSGDNPKRVKKILDGAKGIVTLSYKIDAKGAAYLKELTRKLYRKKIFIPYEDPNTGVASLRGMSIVESGENRQYISKDALTPVIGYVKKVEKDNITKVEGVKGVEKSYEYYISAIQDAKLIGPKDIGNNIILTSDSNLANRVDGYDTILSISLKFQTMLEKIIDERKEFLNAKEIIVGVMDSKTGEMLALATTSRYDPSNIRKQDYKALNSSATEYAYEAGSVFKPFMFSVLLANNKINPLEMINTYNGKYQLGKRIIRDTHPEAYMTAEDIIVHSSNIGMIQIAQRLDGHQIYSGLLKFGFTQKTGIDMPYEQVGNMPPIVKMNSQIYKATISYGYGLQATFIQLLKAYNVFNNKGIMVTPKVVSSLYKNGKFYIVNKPEPVEVLTQDVAKRMKRILIKAVENGTGKKTKTAGLEIGGKTGTAHIASKDGGYANNYNGSFFGFVNDSEGNSYTIGVLAREPKKPYYYFGAQSALPVFKQTVDLMVDEGFLKPSDINRTNENIVKSATQKQKL; this comes from the coding sequence ATGAACTCTAGAAAATCAAAAACTCTAATTTTATTTTCTCTAATCGTATTTGGCATTATCATATTTTTAATCGTAATATTTTATAGAGCCAACATAGAAAGACGCTTGCCAAAGCTTGAAACAAGCGATATAAATACGGCTTTAAGAGGAAATATTATAACCAAAGATGGATTTAGTATAGCAAGCAGCCAAAAACTATATAAAGCTATGGTAGACACAAGAAATATCGATCCTGATAAGAAAGATATGTTTATCAAACTTTATTCTTTATATAGCGGCGACAATCCAAAAAGAGTTAAAAAGATACTAGACGGAGCAAAAGGCATCGTAACATTGTCTTATAAGATTGATGCCAAAGGTGCCGCTTACTTAAAAGAATTAACTAGAAAACTATATAGAAAAAAAATTTTTATCCCTTATGAAGATCCAAATACCGGCGTTGCCAGTCTAAGAGGTATGAGCATAGTCGAAAGCGGGGAAAATAGACAATACATTTCAAAAGATGCTTTAACTCCAGTTATCGGATACGTTAAAAAAGTAGAAAAAGATAACATTACAAAGGTTGAAGGCGTAAAAGGGGTTGAAAAATCCTATGAATACTACATCTCAGCTATTCAAGATGCGAAACTTATAGGACCAAAAGATATAGGCAATAATATAATTTTGACAAGCGATTCAAATCTGGCAAATAGAGTCGATGGATACGATACGATCTTAAGCATATCGCTTAAATTCCAAACAATGCTTGAAAAGATCATTGACGAGAGGAAGGAATTTCTAAACGCAAAAGAGATAATAGTAGGCGTTATGGATTCAAAAACAGGAGAGATGCTGGCACTTGCCACAACCTCAAGATATGACCCGTCAAATATCAGAAAGCAAGATTATAAGGCACTAAATTCAAGCGCTACGGAATACGCATACGAGGCTGGTTCTGTTTTTAAGCCTTTTATGTTCTCAGTTTTACTAGCCAATAATAAAATAAATCCCTTAGAAATGATAAACACATATAACGGAAAATACCAACTAGGAAAACGAATAATAAGAGATACTCATCCGGAAGCCTATATGACAGCGGAAGATATTATAGTGCATTCTTCAAACATAGGTATGATTCAGATCGCTCAAAGGCTTGACGGGCATCAAATTTACTCGGGGCTTTTAAAATTTGGCTTCACTCAAAAGACTGGAATCGATATGCCGTATGAGCAGGTAGGGAATATGCCTCCTATAGTCAAGATGAATTCGCAAATTTATAAGGCTACGATTAGCTACGGTTACGGTCTTCAGGCAACTTTTATACAGCTTTTAAAAGCCTATAATGTATTTAATAATAAAGGTATTATGGTAACACCAAAAGTCGTTAGCTCACTTTATAAAAACGGTAAATTTTATATTGTTAATAAGCCCGAACCGGTAGAAGTTTTAACACAAGATGTGGCAAAAAGGATGAAGAGAATCCTAATAAAGGCCGTTGAAAACGGAACAGGGAAAAAGACAAAAACTGCCGGACTTGAAATAGGCGGCAAAACCGGAACGGCACATATCGCATCAAAAGATGGCGGATACGCCAATAACTACAACGGGTCTTTTTTCGGTTTTGTTAATGATTCGGAAGGAAACAGCTACACCATAGGAGTGCTAGCTAGAGAACCTAAAAAACCATACTACTACTTTGGTGCTCAAAGCGCACTTCCAGTATTCAAACAAACCGTTGATCTAATGGTGGATGAAGGATTTTTAAAGCCTAGCGATATAAACAGAACCAACGAAAATATCGTAAAATCCGCCACTCAAAAACAAAAATTATAA
- the flgC gene encoding flagellar basal body rod protein FlgC, with translation MSYLSDFDISGYGLSAQRFRMNVISSNIANANTTRAAEGGPYRRHEVIFKAVDFDSTLNEQIAKKTNMLEYENPLDDSFWQKEAKPAIMSVVVDKVVRDDKDFKLKYDPSHPDANAKGYVAYPNINPVIEMADLIEATRAYQANVSAFQSAKAIAQSAIELLRG, from the coding sequence ATGAGTTATTTAAGCGATTTTGATATAAGCGGATACGGACTAAGCGCGCAAAGATTTAGAATGAACGTAATTAGCTCAAATATAGCTAATGCAAATACGACTAGAGCGGCAGAAGGCGGACCTTATCGCAGGCACGAAGTTATATTTAAAGCAGTTGATTTTGATAGCACGTTAAATGAGCAAATCGCAAAAAAAACAAACATGCTTGAGTATGAAAACCCGCTTGATGACAGCTTTTGGCAAAAAGAAGCAAAACCTGCTATAATGAGCGTTGTAGTTGATAAAGTAGTTCGTGATGATAAGGATTTCAAACTAAAATATGATCCGTCTCATCCGGATGCCAATGCAAAAGGTTATGTAGCATATCCTAATATAAATCCGGTCATCGAAATGGCTGATCTAATTGAGGCTACAAGAGCCTATCAGGCAAATGTTTCTGCGTTTCAGAGCGCTAAAGCTATCGCTCAAAGTGCAATAGAACTATTAAGAGGTTAA
- a CDS encoding 4-(cytidine 5'-diphospho)-2-C-methyl-D-erythritol kinase, producing the protein MKSFAKINIFLKIVGTRANYHELVSRFILLDQIYDEIWFEKSENFKLVCDSADIKDNIVLKAKKALEDAGFKNELDEFFSSHKIVLNKNIPMGAGLGGGSSNAATFLNLTNNELNLKISKERLYKIAESIGADVAFFVSGFKSANVSGIGEIVKEFDDEIPKIKIFTPDVFCSTPEVYKEFRRNFMDKIDTNLANKMQHIKSSELLATYKNDVLNDLYAPCFKIYNDMKEYKDMFLSGSGSTVFKVINGQRFSKK; encoded by the coding sequence ATGAAAAGCTTTGCCAAGATAAATATATTTCTTAAGATAGTCGGCACTCGGGCAAACTATCACGAGCTAGTCTCTCGATTTATTTTACTAGATCAAATTTATGATGAAATTTGGTTTGAAAAGAGTGAAAATTTTAAACTTGTTTGTGATAGTGCAGACATAAAAGACAATATTGTATTAAAGGCCAAAAAAGCGCTTGAAGACGCTGGATTTAAAAATGAGCTTGATGAGTTTTTTAGCTCGCATAAAATAGTTTTAAATAAAAATATCCCTATGGGGGCAGGACTTGGCGGAGGAAGTTCTAATGCGGCAACCTTTTTAAATCTAACAAATAACGAGCTAAATTTAAAAATTTCAAAAGAACGCCTTTATAAGATAGCAGAGAGCATAGGTGCCGATGTGGCGTTTTTCGTAAGCGGATTTAAAAGTGCAAACGTGAGTGGTATAGGCGAGATTGTAAAAGAATTTGATGATGAAATTCCTAAAATTAAAATTTTTACGCCTGATGTTTTTTGCTCCACTCCAGAAGTTTATAAAGAATTTAGAAGAAATTTTATGGATAAAATAGATACAAATTTGGCAAATAAGATGCAACATATAAAAAGTAGCGAGTTGCTCGCAACTTACAAAAATGATGTGTTAAACGATCTTTATGCGCCTTGTTTTAAAATTTATAACGATATGAAAGAGTATAAGGATATGTTTTTAAGCGGAAGTGGCAGTACTGTTTTTAAGGTAATAAATGGGCAAAGATTTAGCAAAAAATAA
- the fliE gene encoding flagellar hook-basal body complex protein FliE codes for MTNIDKIGSVASPFKKENLNSTQNIGENDFAAMLDNSLKELNEVQVNADKAIADLATGEVKDLHQAAIAIGKAETSMKLMLEIRNKALSAYKEISRTQI; via the coding sequence ATGACAAATATAGATAAAATCGGCTCGGTTGCTTCACCTTTTAAAAAAGAGAATCTTAATTCTACACAAAATATAGGTGAAAATGACTTTGCAGCTATGCTTGATAACTCACTTAAAGAGCTAAACGAAGTTCAAGTAAATGCCGATAAGGCTATTGCGGATTTGGCTACCGGAGAGGTAAAAGATCTACACCAAGCAGCTATCGCTATCGGCAAAGCAGAGACCAGCATGAAGCTAATGCTTGAAATTCGCAATAAAGCTCTTAGTGCATACAAAGAGATATCAAGGACGCAAATTTAG